One segment of Brassica napus cultivar Da-Ae chromosome C3, Da-Ae, whole genome shotgun sequence DNA contains the following:
- the BNAC03G40200D gene encoding UV-B-induced protein At3g17800, chloroplastic, translating into MDAATASLIQSPLLPHETFRNGAGSMFLTTSGGFTPSGSKLQVRLKQNAFTRFSKPLQTSTTTASKTRRSFVVKASAASDDASSKPIAPLQLESPAGQFLSQILVSHPHLVPAAVEQQLEQLQTDRDSQGQNTDSSSSVPGTDIVLYRRIAELKENERHRTLEEILYALVVQKFMEANVSLIPSITPSSSDPSGRVDTWPNKVEKLEQLHSPEMYEMIHNHLALILGSRIGDLTSVAQISKLRVGQVYAASVMYGYFLKRVDQRFQLEKTMKLLPGSGGADESKSSVEQPEDVTSIHPEVGSFAGGVSAKGFGSEIKPSRLRTYVMSFDSETLQRYATIRSREAVGIVEKHTEALFGKPEIVITPQGTVDSSKEEQIKISFGGMKRLVLEAVTFGSFLWDVESHVDARYQFVLN; encoded by the exons ATGGACGCCGCAACCGCGAGTTTGATCCAATCTCCCCTCTTACCGCATGAAACTTTCCGCAACGGTGCTGGATCTATGTTCCTTACGACCAGTGGCGGGTTCACACCTTCTGGTTCAAAACTTCAAGTTCGACTAAAG CAAAACGCGTTCACTAGATTCTCAAAACCATTGCAAACGTcaacaacaacagcttccaAAACTCGGAGAAGCTTTGTGGTTAAAGCTTCGGCAGCATCTGATGACGCTTCCTCCAAACCTATCGCCCCGCTTCAGCTGGAGTCTCCCGCTGGTCAGTTCCTCTCTCAGATTCTGGTGAGCCATCCTCATCTCGTCCCTGCTGCTGTTGAACAGCAGCTTGAGCAGCTCCAAACTGATCGTGACTCTCAGGGACAGAACACAGATTCATCATCGTCCGTCCCTGGAACCGACATCGTTCTCTACAG gAGAATAGCTGAGTTGAAGGAGAACGAGAGACACAGGACGTTAGAAGAGATTCTATACGCATTGGTGGTTCAAAAGTTCATGGAAGCTAACGTATCACTCATACCATCAATAACCCCATCATCATCAGATCCCTCTGGTCGTGTTGATACTTGGCCGAACAAAGTAGAGAAGCTTGAGCAGCTTCACTCTCCCGAGATGTACGAGATGATTCACAACCATCTAGCCTTAATCCTCGGGAGCAGAATTGGTGACTTGACTTCTGTCGCGCAGATAAGCAAACTCAGAGTTGGGCAAGTCTACGCTGCTTCTGTCATGTATGGATACTTCTTGAAGCGTGTGGACCAAAGGTTTCAGCTTGAGAAGACGATGAAGCTTCTTCCTGGTTCTGGTGGGGCTGATGAGAGTAAATCAAGCGTTGAGCAACCAGAGGATGTGACGTCGATTCACCCGGAGGTTGGTTCATTTGCGGGTGGAGTTAGTGCTAAGGGCTTTGGGAGTGAGATTAAACCGTCCCGGTTAAGAACGTACGTGATGTCGTTTGATAGTGAGACGCTTCAGAGATACGCTACCATTAGGTCAAGAGAAGCGGTTGGGATCGTAGAGAAGCACACTGAGGCGTTGTTTGGTAAGCCTGAGATTGTGATCACACCGCAGGGGACGGTTGATTCATCCAAGGAGGAGCAGATAAAGATTAGCTTTGGTGGAATGAAGAGGCTTGTCTTGGAGGCTGTGACTTTTGGGTCGTTTCTTTGGGATGTTGAAAGTCATGTTGATGCTAGGTACCAGTTTGTATTGAACTAG
- the LOC125582998 gene encoding uncharacterized protein LOC125582998 has protein sequence MADIKEEIVTTKDTGPATIKFPMLTSSNYTIWSMRMKIALKFSEVWETIDPGTKDEKKNNMAIAFLFQSIPEALILQVGDIDTAKGVWDAIKARHVGAERVKEARLQTLMADFDRLKMKDKDTIDSFAGKLSEISSKSAFLGEIIEEPKLVKKFLKSLPRKKFIHIVASLEQVLDLNTTSFEEIIRRLKAYEERVTEEEEAIDGSEKLMYANSDSSTESYGTNSRGRGRGGRSKWRGRVLKLQETVEKRDDDTHEADALMMNEVVYLNERKVNPKKFEAESDTVDVWYLDNGASNHMSGNRMFFCELDDTVTGKVQFGDDSKIDTMGKGSIYFITKGGEKKVLNNIYYIPALRSNIVSLGKATEVGCEVRKKEDTLSLFD, from the exons ATGGCCGACATTAAGGAGGAGATCGTGACGACTAAGGACACCGGGCCTGCCACCATCAAATTCCCGATGCTAACTTCCTCAAACTACACTATCTGGTCGATGAGAATGAAGATTGCGCTTAAATTCAGTGAAGTTTGGGAAACTATAGACCCAGGAACaaaagatgagaagaaaaataaCATGGCTATTGCATTTTTGTTTCAATCCATACCAGAAGCTTTGATCTTACAAGTAGGCGATATAGATACAGCAAAGGGAGTATGGGATGCGATAAAGGCGAGACATGTTGGAGCTGAAAGGGTAAAGGAAGCTAGGTTACAAACCCTAATGGCGGACTTCGATAGGCTCAAGATGAAGGATAAAGATACAATCGATTCCTTTGCTGGCAAGCTATCCgaaatctcttctaaatctGCTTTTCTAGGCGAGATAATAGAAGAACCAAAGCTGGTTAAAAAATTCTTGAAGAGCTTGCCAAGGAAGAAGTTTATTCATATTGTTGCATCTCTTGAGCAAGTTCTTGATCTCAACACAACAAGCTTTGAGGAAATTATCAGACGGTTAAAGGCGTATGAAGAAAGAGTCACCGAAGAGGAAGAAGCAATCGATGGCTCCGAAAAATTGATGTATGCTAACTCAGACTCGAGCACTGAAAGCTATGGAACGAACAGCCGTGGTCGAGGACGTGGCGGTCGATCAAAATGGAGAGGAAGAG TCCTAAAGCTTCAAGAGACCGTTGAGAAAAGGGATGATGACACACACGAGGCTGACGCTCTCATGATGAATGAAGTCGTATATTTAAATGAGAGGAAGGTGAATCCAAAGAAGTTTGAGGCTGAATCAGATACGGTAGACGTGTGGTATCTTGATAATGGCGCCAGTAACCACATGAGTGGTAACCGCATGTTCTTCTGCGAACTAGATGATACCGTCACTGGAAAAGTGCAGTTTGGTGATGACTCGAAGATTGACACAATGGGTAAAGGCTCGATTTATTTTATCACCAAAGGAGGTGAAAAGAaagtgttaaataatatttactaCATACCAGCCTTGCGTAGTAACATTGTGAGCTTGGGAAAAGCTACGGAAGTCGGGTGTGAGGTACGTAAGAAGGAAGACACTCTAAGTCTATTCGATTAA